The sequence TGGGGATGGTGCTGGGGCGGTGGGGGAGGAGGGTTGTCTATATTTGGAGAGCTTTGACCAAGTGAGTGAGATCATGTGTAATATACGTGTGCACACAGTTTTTAGATTAAATATAAAATGAGGCTATTGGTGTCCAATGTTCAGAGGAGGATACGGGGAGTTTAGTTAGGCTACAGCAGGAAATCCGAACCTGGAGAACATAAGCAAACTCTGCGCCCTGGAGAGCTCAAGACGTGGAATTCCACGGTGACGTCACGGTGAGCTGACCAAGCACGGTTTACAATTCCATAGCGAATTTACCAAGTTTTTATCGCATTAGTCCAGAGGACgcggaagacttttttttttttttttttaaaaagggagcTTTCTTCTGTGTACAATTGTTCTTCAACTTCAAGAACGCAAacattttttggtttggtttgcaaCGCTCCACTTCAAATGCTAAAGAACAGCTCGTTTGGAATTGGGTTTTGTGTGGGTCTTGTGTTTTGCCAGTGGTTATAGAATAAAACACATCATCCGTTTCTGTTCTCGTCTCGCTTTGGGGAGGTACGCACAGATGTTGCTGGGGTTTGTGAGTGGAATTTAAATAGCAAACCGGCTTGGCACAGGACACCTTTTGTTAGTTTCGTTGTTTTTAAAGCGTCACTCAGCGGCGAAGGGGTCATTTTAAACCAGCATTTATCTGAGATGACTTTGAATTCAGAAACGGAACCCGACCACATGGAGGAATCTGACATCGATGTGGTTGGCGACGGAAGCCAGGAAAGCAAGCTCCAAAGACTCAAAACATCCACCTTGGCCGAGGAGACTCCCAGTTTGGACGTGGAGTTCAGTCAAACATCTCCAGGCGCAAATGGAGACGTGGGCATCGGCACCCTTCCCAGCACCCCGTGCGCAGGCAAAAACAACCCGCCGGTGAAGCCACCTTACTCCTATATCGCCCTGATAACCATGGCTATCCTCCAGAGCCCCAAAAAGAGGCTCACCCTAAGCGAGATATGCGATTTTATCAGCCACCGCTTCCCTTATTACAAAGAAAAGTTCCCGGCTTGGCAGAACTCCATCAGGCATAATCTGTCACTCAACGACTGCTTTGTCAAAATGGCTCGGGAACCCGGCAACCCGGGAAAGGGCAACTACTGGACCCTGGACCCCAATTCTTCGGACATGTTCGAGAACGGGAGCTTCCTGCGGCGGAGGAAGCGGTTCAAGAGACAGCACTCCAGGTTCGGTATGCTGAAGGGACACTGCGGTGCCAGCTCGCTGCCCAGCTTCACCTATGGAACCCACGGGCTCGGCGCTGCCCGTCTCCAGTTACCCGGTTTGGAATTTTATCAAATGGGGTTCCATCCCAGGCAAGCACAGTCCGCAGCCCTGTTGCCTCCCGCCGCCAGCCTCTTGCCGACCCTGTCCACGCTTTTCTCCAGGACACAGGTCGGTGGTGGCAAAGCGTTTCTCCCTCAAGCTACCTCGGTCCTGGAAGCGGATTCCGCGCTCCAGGTGTCATCCTTCGTGGGTGGCATCGCCGCCCCACTCCCATCACTTTCCCCGGCTTTGGATAACAGAACCCCGGGGTCACGTTTCGTTTCCAGCGCGATGCTCCGTGCCCCCACTTCCCCGCATTTTCTCAGCTTGCAACAGGGGTACCAAACTTTACAAGCCTTACACAGCAACTCGGGGTTGGCAAACAAACTTTAGCAACAGCTGAGCAAAGCGAGTAActtttaagagtttttttttttgtaatcagttGGTTTTAACCTCAGGTaggaatgctgtgtgtgtgtgtttgtgtgtgtgtttgtgcgtgtgtatgtgtgcgtgtgtgtgtgtgtgtgtgtgtgtctgtttgtgcgtgtgtttgtgtgtttgtgtgtgtgtgtgtgtgtgtgtgtgtgtgccctacagctttttcaaaatgtttttttttatttgtttagagATGACCTTATCTGAGGGATATTGTTTTAAATAGAACCTAAATCATTTGTTCAAGGTTGTGTATAAAGATCGTGCATTTTCTATGTCAGTTGCAAAAACAACAGCAGATTCTATTTATGTTTGCAGTTTCTTATCATTGTGcgcattcaataataataataataataataataataataataataataatgaaaaaaataaatctcattTTCATATTCTAGCAATACGATGAAAGCACATATTTGGAAACTCGCTTTTGTTACCTAAATGCGgaaaataatacatgtaaatatattttaagtgtttaagtgtttaaaaaacaaacaaacagggaaaTGAGTGCTGAATATTCACTGCAAATTAAATACAttgaataatacatatatttgtgttttttgttgtctAAATAACGCGTGGAATGTATATGCTTTTGATAAAGGAGcgccaatacaaaataaaatgacgctatatatatatatatatatatatatatatatatatatatatatatatatatattctaaaataATTTCCGCTATACCCAGCCTATATGTATttaattagtcattcagcagacgcttttatccagagccACAGAGACACTAGGAGGTGAATATGCAtcagcaactgctgctgcagaatcacttccAACGGGACCTCCTTTTCAACCTCTTATTAAAATGCGTAAACGAGTTCTTTTATCAAGGAATATTGAAATGGTCTGTTAAGTGTTTCCCTTGTGCAGCTGGATAGTGTTATTCCCCTTTAGTAATGTGAAACGCTGAGGAGAAATACGACGAGTGAGTTGACAGCTCCGACGTACGCAGCAGGAGCGCCTGCAGCGTTGAAACGTCTTATAAACACCaagattttttcttttaatttttttttttggtttcagtttGGTTTCACTTAATTTCCGTCACTTTGAAGACTTTGATAGAGCTAATAAACAAAACCGAGACAGAAAATAAACGCCGCTGTAAGTTAGTTGGCAAGCCAACTAAATGACTAGtagtatatattttctttacttcaaaaggaagaaagaaaacaaacgtgGGTCTGATTTTATAATGGAAATAATCTATTGCAAAGATGTTTATTTGAATCCGATACAAGATTTGTAAGCCTTATAAATCCCAAGTCTTTGCAGATGCAGCAACGCCCTGTGCTGTTTAAATTGCAGAAGGTGTCTTGGCAATGTTTAGCTCTTGGTCCTGTGGGAgatttatagattttaaaaaaaatctatctatctatctatctatctatctatctatctatctatctatctatctatctatctatctatctatctatcaaagaAAAAGGtatatacaaaaatgtgagtcgtttttcgagatttacgattatactgtaaatcactttcacgaatcagcccccaaatgtagtctcccatcatgttctcgttatactgtccttcattgacagctcatccaggagcctcaaagccgtgctgctccataatggtaacaagtacccgtctcttcccctggctcactcggtgcacctcaaagaggattacaacagcatcaagaccttgctggacgccttgaagtatgatgagtacggctgggacccccggaaggtgctgatgccaccactgcacatcaaattgggccttatgaaacaatttgtcagagctctagataaggagtcggcagccttcaagtaccttcaagacttcttccctaagctgtctgaggcaaaggtcaaagccgttgtctttgtcggaccacagataaagaagatcctggagtgcaatgaattccccaagaagctcactagtaaggagaaagcggcttggaacagctttgtcgcagtggttcggggcttcctgggcaatcacaaggccgaaaactatgtggagctggttgagactctggtgaagaactacggcacaatgggctgtaggatgtccctcaaagtccatatccttgatgctcatcttgataaattcaaggagaacatgggagcgtactcggaggagcaaggcgagcgcttccaccaggatatactggactttgaacgccgctaccaaggacagtataacgagaacatgatgggagactacatttgggggctgattcgtgaaagtgatttacagtataatcgtaaatctcgaaaaactactcacttctaaatcttttgtagtcatttttgtattactttagtataaatacatgttaatttggattcatatgttgtttttttctgactttatgtgaacgaaaagacacaaattcgcccgttttctcattggaaataggtaaatttcaaaatatcactgtcctggtcacaaaagcaaagtttgtggggaataatagccattttctatacttttgaggcataagcaattaggaaataacacttactacccaggaaccaatatatatatatatatatatatatatatatatatatatatatatatatatatatatatatatatgttacacggtgtaattgatgcaaaaaatataaatcaacagctgtctttcaaaagaaaaattCCGGAGGGTGATCACGTGATGACTTCAGATTAGAATGttaattccaagaggttccaaagcaCTTCcaaagctgttgttttttttttgttttttttttcaagtctgCAGTTGTCCCATAGATTTTGCATATCTACTGTAAGCTTATCTCCATCTACAGGCATTTCATTTAGGGATATAGCGTCGGTCCTATGTTGAACACCTCCCTGAAGTTCCATCGTCACCGCTCTCTTTACCGAAGAATACTCTCCCGTACACCAGGCTGCGCCGGCGGCTGGTGAGCACACCTGCATTAAATGGACCCAGCACCACTTGTGACGTCAGTCGGGTAACTTAAAGGTTCGAGAATACCCAGTAAAggagccccccctccccccggccTGAATCCCTTCATATATTCATTAGGACAACCCACGGGCGGCTTCACTGAAACTATCGTTTGCAATTGTTACTATTACAATACATTTCAATGATAAGTCACCTGTATGCTATCCACAGACCACCTGTCTCTCACAGCCTGAGGCCGCTATACCAGGACTCGTTTAGTATACAAATAAGCAGGTTTTacggtgttttttttaaaaataatattattttcttgccaatttttatttatttatttcaaatgagaTGTTTGATTTTAATGAGGCGGTTCGaatttagatttgtatttgtaaCCATGTTAGTGGCACCAAATACGAATTATCTAATAATTATATCTCAAACAGCTCGATTTGGAGCGGTGGGTATTATACCATTATAGGCATTGAACTCCGTGTAACTAACTGGTTCAGTACGAatcttttgtttatatatatatatatatatatatatatatatatatatatatatatatatatatatatatatatatatatatatatatatatatatatatatttagctcaaagagccagctgcccaacgtttcgatatgttgtacatatctttctcaagatAATTCTCAAGGGAGGCTATGCATATTGGCTATAAAACAAACGATTTTGATGGGACACATTACATAACGTTTGGTATCAGTATTTATGAAACTTTTCTTCAGATGTCGATAAAAGTTTTTAAGAACATCATGGCTTTATTTCAGTTTTCAAAACGAACTTGCAGTCTTTAAATGAACTTGGCAGTTAAAAGTTTTGGGAAAAGAAGCGTATAATAcgcttcttatatatatatatatataatgtgtgtgtgtgtgtgtgtgtgggtgtgaatGATGGATAACAGCAGCGTGCGTAAATCTTTGACGGATCGGGTGCATCCATGAACGCCTAATCGAATTCATTTGCAGCACACttcaaatatatttgtttttaatatggacCAGATTCTGTAACGCGATGAAAATGATCATTAACAGACCCCGGTGCAAAGCAGGCGCTGTGGACCACATTCACCAAAAGTTAACACCAGTTTCCATTTCCTAAGAGAAAACAAAAGGTAgatggtaaaaataataataataataataataataataataataataataataataataataataataataataataataacctagcAGGTTCATTGAACAGCTTCTAAGGCTGTTTCTTGCATTGCCAGTTAGCTTTGCGTGTAAACAAACGTTTCCCAAGATCACGTTCCGTTTTAAGCTTCTTCCAGAGATTGAGAAAGTGAGCATTCTGTTTAGTTTTGGAAAGCAGACATCGTTACCAGTCCAGTTTATTTAcattcccatatatatatatgatatatctTTACcggattaacgcataggcaaactagaCATGTGATAGGGCCGCAACTCAAAAAGGtgaaaaatctaaaaataaaaggtcATGTAAGTACATAAAAATGTCAATAATTGATAACAAAAAATCTATCAGGAAGCGAGATGGAAAAGGCAGTGCGTAACAAGCtgttataaactatatatatatatatatatataactcaatGTATCACTGCATTGTAGCATGGATAtccttaaatataaatatttttattattattattataaaaatacaaattatatatatatatatatatatatatatatacatatatatatatatatatatatatatatatatatatatatatatgcagtgtacaaaattgaaggcatatgaaataagttttttttaaatgtacacaaaaagtttaaaagattaaaaaatcttttattttctggacgtttcgggcaaaatcccttcttcagctgttcTGCAccgtgtttactttttaaaccgCTGtggaagggcttttgcccgaaacgtcatATACGTGATGAAATGATAAACGTGTTACTGTAAATCTGGAAGAACTCTTTATCAAACCATAAGGAGATAAAGGATCCACTGGGCGAGTCTCTTTATAGAAACCGGCTCTGTCAACGGGACTGTATTAtatacccacccccccccccaaaaaaaacggTTTGGAAAACGCATCTGCACAAACGCTATGAGGTAATGGACTATAGTGCCAGCTGCGACGATAACCCAAACCACCCACGCTTGAAGCTACACAGGCCGCACGagttttgcaaagaaacaaaatacgAACTCGGTCTAAGAAAAATGCCACCTGATTTTAATTTCCCCTCGTTTGCGCACCATCGTAAAAACGTCTGGAAACCGTTATAGAGTTTCGAATCTAACTTTGAGGACACATtcccatctatctatctaatcgCATTATGTTGGATTAATTGTATTCAAGCCTTTAATTACACGCCTTGAGATACACACTTTCACAGTTATGTACGTTAACATCTTCAAATAAAAGCGCTACAATTATgtatattagtttaaaaataatttatttcagtacGTTTCGGACAAAAGCCATTCCTCAGCCCTGCACTTTGCTTAcctttttttcaacataatctaCATTgcatttattctctctctctctctctctctctctctctctctctctctctctctcctctctctctctgtatatgtgtttatatatatatatatatatatatatatatatatatatatatatatatatatatatatatatatatatatatatatattatatatttgttgtgcaGCATTATAATCATAGGAAACAAGCAGACGGGGAAGCATGGAAAATATGACCCATGTTTTCTCTTTGATTTTTCTAATTGTCTCTTTGTATCCCAGCCCCACCCTCCACCTCGTAGTCGAGTCACACCACCAGCCACCTCTCTGGTAACCAGCCTCAGTAGGGTACAAACTGGTCGCCATGGCGACGGATGCGATTTCACATACGACAGGCctcatgtgcacacacacacagtacagtacacagtatatatatatatatatatttgttgtgcagcattataatataataatgttcaataaaacattttctatatTTTGACTCCTCAATGAAGACAAGTCTCCTTTGTAAACTTCTATCTGctacctggataagggcgtctgctaagaaataaataataataataataataataataataataataataataaccacagtaGTATCAGACCACGTGATCTGAGcacgggttttaattggaggggtccagagagttttttttttcatcagtggTGGCAAGCCTCCGTTACAAACTCCTATCCCCTGTAACCAGGCACAGTAGAGCACTAGCCTGATACCTGGAGGAGCGACTCAAATATATCAACGAAAAGTAACAAGGgtgttttaatttcattttcacttgatctgttttgtgtgtttggtgTCTTTATAGTGTTTTGAGGTCTAAAAAGTCCATTCCATTTATAATGCCGAAAGTTCACATGGCGGTGAATGCGTTGGGATGAAACgctgacgcatgcgcatatctcaaaggTAATGCCCAGTTCGGCAGGGCGTAAACTTAGAGAAATGAGTTTCTTgctgctcacattgaaataagGAACCTTATTTACTCGATGTCAACAACCAGACCTGATTTCATCcatttcctttactgtgctaGAATCATAGGCGCGATTTACACGGGACGCGTATTGAAACATGTTTTTACCAGGGCTAGCTTGCACGCAGCTCGGCTGCGTGGTGGTGTGTAAACATGCGCTGATTCCCGGGTGAGCGTGGATCAAATGGAAACAGGGATAAACCGAGCCCCGCAGCTGATAAAACAAAGCGAGCCGTGTGTGTTTATGTAGAAGCTCGGGGGTAATTAAACCCTGACGTTTCCTAGGATTACGGCAAGGACAGAGCCAACGAGCTAGACCCATGATTTATAACGAGAGGGTTTTTTTTCCTTACGCGTTTAACATTGTACAGCACCCGATTGGTTTGacgttatatacaaaaaaaataaacttattacCGTATTGGTTCGTTTGCCTCCAGAGTCCTCTATATAGTTACAACATGGCAATTCAATAAACGCGGTGCTTGGAAAAATACTTTGGACTGACACAGAGGTCTCACCCTTCCTTTATTTCAACAGATTTTTCACGTCTAGCGTCTACTAGTGAGCGAGCGTTTTTTATTGGCGTGCAGTTGCTGTGTGATGGTTTGCTTCCAGACTTGTATGTTCATTAATCATTTACGGGTGATTTGAATTATATACACACCCGGTCCAGCAACTCATTAGCATTGGAAAATAGCAGTCCAATTAAGGGCCCTATCCTCACTTGGTTTACGCGCTATTTAGCCCTTCACCCAGCGCTTAAATAGCGGGTAAACCACAGGACACCTCCGAATTCTGCACACGACCGCTCCCCCATATCTCTTcacttataacttttttttacagcaatCTGATTAAGTGTGCCACCCACGCGAAACCCGACCCAGTCTCTCAATCTCAACGACACGGGCGGGTCTTCCAAGATATTTTAATAACCATCCCAATGCATTCATCTTGTCACCCGTCACCCAGCCTCCCGGCACAGACGCGGGGGTCCGCCCTTCTCTCTATCTGCCCAAGTGCGAAGACAATGTGTTTCCAATCAACCCGGGATATTAAAACATTCCTGTCTTCTTTCTACCGACAGTGCGGGCTGAGACAGAGTTTCTCTCAAAagggcaaataaataaataaataagaaagaaagaaatccgACCGCAACTGAAAAACATCGACTcttacaaagaaaaagaaaaacacaacggTATCAATCAAGTGTAACTTTTACTCAAGGCGTTTAAAATTCCAGATTAATGGGTTCTGTTCTACCTTTCCGTCAATCTTCTGGGAAGTTTGCAATCTTTTCAGAGCAGctctgagttctgttgctccacaATCTCTTCAGCAAGCTCTCCAAAATACGAGGCTGCTcggagagtataagagcctccctttctctttctctgctccaccagcacagagcagagggaggctgttcagagaatataagagcctcatttctctttctctgctccaccagtacagagcagagggaggctgttcagaaagtataagagcctccctttctctttctcagctccactcagcacagagcagagggaggctgttcagagagtataagagcctccctttctctttctctgctccaccagaacagagcagagggaggctgttcagagagtataagagcctctctttctctttctctgctccaccagcacagagcagagggaggctgttcagagagtataagagcctctctttctcttactctgctccgccagcacagagcagagggaggctgttcagagagtataagagcctccctttctctttctctgctccactcagcacagagcagagggaggctgttcagagagtataagagcctctctttctctgctccaccagcacacagcagagggaggctgtttagagagtataagagcctctctttctctttctcagctCCACTCAGCACATTCTAATTGTGATGCTTCATGTTTGTATGAATGATGATGACAGTAGCTGAACCAGCAATGTACGAGCAGCCTATTGAACCCGCCGCCA is a genomic window of Acipenser ruthenus chromosome 34, fAciRut3.2 maternal haplotype, whole genome shotgun sequence containing:
- the LOC117401948 gene encoding forkhead box protein D1, translating into MTLNSETEPDHMEESDIDVVGDGSQESKLQRLKTSTLAEETPSLDVEFSQTSPGANGDVGIGTLPSTPCAGKNNPPVKPPYSYIALITMAILQSPKKRLTLSEICDFISHRFPYYKEKFPAWQNSIRHNLSLNDCFVKMAREPGNPGKGNYWTLDPNSSDMFENGSFLRRRKRFKRQHSRFGMLKGHCGASSLPSFTYGTHGLGAARLQLPGLEFYQMGFHPRQAQSAALLPPAASLLPTLSTLFSRTQVGGGKAFLPQATSVLEADSALQVSSFVGGIAAPLPSLSPALDNRTPGSRFVSSAMLRAPTSPHFLSLQQGYQTLQALHSNSGLANKL